A genomic segment from Streptomyces sp. NBC_00237 encodes:
- a CDS encoding GNAT family N-acetyltransferase encodes MLTTTTCRVLAPGDLGEALALLESEPVNNAFVTSRVQVAGLDPWRLGGEMWGWYESGRLRSLCYSGANLVPICATDEAVRAFADRARRTGRRCSSIVGPAEATSLLWRLLEPSWGPAREVRAHQPVMVAEQLPADITPDPLVRRIRKDEMETIMPACIAMFTEEVGVSPMAGDGGLLYQARVAELVGAGRSFARLDDHGKVVFKAEIGAATPAACQIQGVWVAPEHRGRGLSVTGMTAVLRYALADVAPVVSLYVNDFNTPARASYRRVGFREVGAFTSVLF; translated from the coding sequence GTGTTGACGACGACCACCTGCCGCGTCCTCGCACCCGGCGACCTGGGCGAGGCCCTCGCCCTGCTGGAGAGCGAGCCCGTCAACAACGCCTTCGTGACCTCCCGGGTCCAGGTCGCGGGCCTCGACCCCTGGCGGCTCGGCGGCGAGATGTGGGGCTGGTACGAGTCCGGCAGACTCCGCAGCCTCTGCTACTCCGGCGCCAACCTCGTCCCCATCTGCGCCACGGACGAGGCCGTCCGCGCCTTCGCCGACCGCGCCCGCCGCACCGGCCGCCGCTGCTCCTCCATCGTCGGCCCCGCCGAGGCCACGTCCCTCCTGTGGCGGCTCCTCGAACCGAGCTGGGGCCCCGCCCGCGAGGTCCGCGCCCACCAGCCCGTGATGGTCGCCGAGCAGCTCCCCGCCGACATCACCCCCGACCCCCTCGTCCGCCGCATCCGCAAGGACGAGATGGAAACGATCATGCCCGCGTGCATCGCCATGTTCACCGAAGAGGTCGGCGTCTCCCCGATGGCCGGTGACGGCGGCCTCCTCTACCAGGCGCGCGTCGCCGAACTGGTCGGCGCGGGCCGCTCCTTCGCCCGCCTCGACGACCACGGCAAGGTCGTCTTCAAGGCGGAGATCGGCGCGGCCACCCCCGCCGCCTGCCAGATCCAGGGCGTCTGGGTCGCCCCCGAACACCGCGGCCGGGGCCTCTCCGTCACGGGCATGACCGCCGTGCTCCGCTACGCCCTCGCCGACGTCGCCCCCGTCGTCTCCCTCTACGTCAACGACTTCAACACCCCCGCCCGCGCCTCGTACCGCCGGGTCGGCTTCCGCGAGGTCGGCGCTTTTACCAGCGTCCTCTTCTGA